One stretch of Pandoraea oxalativorans DNA includes these proteins:
- the istB gene encoding IS21-like element helper ATPase IstB, with product MNAPAHDNGRLALMLNELRLPTIGRLWPEFVERSDKEGWPATRLLGALLEHELAERAKRRIERHRTESHLDPTKTLATFDFGMVPMVSKAHVTALATGESWLEKGATILLFGPPGGGKSHLGSALGHALIDAGYRVLFTRTAELVQKLQAARQSLQLPSALAKLDRFDLIILDDLSYARKDQAETSVLFELIAERYERKSLLITANQPFSGWNDVFPDPGMTIAAIDRLVHHSTIFELNVESYRRRKASDKQSARRRQLPNDNCEGGTTTMAS from the coding sequence ATGAACGCCCCTGCCCACGACAACGGCCGTCTGGCCCTGATGTTGAACGAGTTACGCCTGCCGACGATCGGCAGGCTATGGCCCGAGTTCGTTGAGCGCTCTGACAAGGAAGGCTGGCCCGCTACGCGATTGCTTGGGGCGCTGCTTGAGCACGAACTGGCCGAACGCGCCAAACGACGCATTGAGCGGCACCGTACCGAGTCGCATCTGGACCCGACGAAGACGCTTGCTACCTTCGACTTCGGCATGGTGCCGATGGTCTCGAAGGCGCATGTTACGGCGCTGGCCACCGGAGAATCCTGGCTGGAGAAAGGCGCCACAATTCTCCTGTTCGGCCCGCCGGGCGGCGGCAAGAGTCATTTGGGCTCAGCCCTCGGTCATGCGTTGATCGACGCCGGTTATCGCGTGCTGTTCACGCGCACCGCTGAACTTGTCCAGAAGCTCCAGGCCGCGCGCCAAAGCCTGCAACTGCCGTCCGCGCTCGCGAAGCTCGATCGCTTCGATCTCATCATCCTGGATGACCTGTCATACGCTCGCAAGGACCAGGCCGAAACCAGCGTGCTGTTCGAGCTGATCGCCGAGAGATATGAGCGCAAAAGCCTGCTGATTACGGCCAACCAGCCCTTCTCTGGATGGAACGATGTCTTCCCTGATCCGGGCATGACGATCGCCGCTATCGACCGGCTCGTCCATCACTCGACGATCTTCGAGCTCAACGTCGAAAGCTATCGCCGTCGTAAGGCCAGCGACAAACAAAGCGCCCGCCGGCGTCAATTACCTAACGACAATTGCGAAGGAGGAACGACAACTATGGCCTCTTAA